The following nucleotide sequence is from Futiania mangrovi.
GCCGGGCGCGAGAGGACGATCTGCGCGAGGGCGCTTTCCCCAGGTGCAAGCGTTGCGCGGTCCAGCAGGAACAGCCTCCCGGGGATATCCGCGCTGCCCAGGTGCACATGAACCGGCGTGTCCCGCTTCAGCGGGCGATCGTGCGTGGCGAGCAGGCGGACATCGACGTCGAGGCGCGCCGACGCAGGCGCCACGCGCGGCGCCACCAGCCAGTCGCCGCGGTGAATGTCGGCCTTCTCCACCCGGCCCGCCAGGTTGATCGCGCAGCGGTCGCCGGCGCGGGCCACCTCCGCCTGGCGGTTCTGCACCCTCAGCCCGCGGATCCGTACGTCGCGGCCGCTGGGCTCCAGCCGCAGCGTTTCGCCTTGCCCTGCGCGGCCCGACTGGACGAGGCCGGTGACCACCAGCCCCGTGCCGTCGACATGGAAGGCGCGGTCTATCGCAAGACGGAAGTTTCCACGCGGGTCGGGCGCGGGGGCGCTTTCGGCGAGCGCGCGCAGGCGTGCGGCAAGTTCGGCTACTCCCTCGCCGGTCGTGCTGGAGACGGGCAGCACGGGGGCATCCGCCAGGCCCGTCCCCTCCAGCAGGCGCGCGACCTCCCCGCGGGCCGCGTCGAGGCGGGCGGGGCTCACGCGGTCGGCCTTGGTCAGCGCCACCAGCCCTTCGCGCACCCCGACGAGGTCGAGCACGGCGAGGTGCTCCAGCGTCTGCGGCATCGGACCGTCGTCCGCCGCGATCACCAGCAGCGCCGCCCGTATCCCCGTCACCCCCGCCAGCATGTTGCGGACGAAGCGGCTGTGGCCCGGCACGTCGACGAAGCCGATGGTATGGCCCGGCGCGATCTGCGTGTCGTAGACGAAGCCCAGGTCGATGGTCAGGCCGCGCGCCTTCTCTTCCGGCAGGCGGTCTGCGTCCTGCCTGGTCAGCGCGCGCAGAAGGCTCGTCTTGCCGTGGTCGACATGGCCCGCCGTGGCGATGATCATGGCGCCCCGTCCGAAAGGTCGAGCGCGCCGAGTTGCCCGACGAACGCTGCCTCGTCCTCCAGGCAGCGCAGGTCGAACAGCAGCGCACCGCCCGCGATGCGTCCGATCACTGGGCGCGGCAGGCGGCGGAACGCGCGCGCCAGCGCCTCCACCTTGCCGCCCGCCTTCCGCCCCCCGTGCGGGGTGAGCGCGAGCGCCCGGCTCGGCAGAAGGTCCACAGGCAGGGCGCCGCTGCCGATCTGGCTCCGGCACGCCACGATCTCCACGTCCGCGGCCCCGTCGACTGCGGTGCGCACCGGCCCCGCGAGACGCTCGGCCCGCCCGGCGATCTCCGCTTCCGGAACGGTCAGCATCCGCAGCACGGGCAGCCGCGCGGCCAGGCGTTCGGGGCTCTCGTAGAGGCGCAAAGTCGCCGACAGCCCGGCGAGAATGATCTTGTCGAGGCGCAGCGCGCGCTTCATCGGGTTGCGGCGGATGCGGTCCACGAGATCCGCACGACCGGCGACGATCCCGGCTTGCGGGCCGCCTAGCAGCTTGTCGCCGCTGAAGGTGACGAGGTCCATGCCGGCAGCCAGCGACTCGCCGGGCGTAGGCTCGTGCGGCAGGCCGTAGCGTTCGAGATCGACGAGCGTGCCGCTCCCCAGGTCGCAGACGGCGGGAAGCCCGGCCTCATGGGCGATCCGGGCGACGTCGGCTTCGCTCACGGCGGCGGTGAAGCCGGTGACGGCGTAATTGCTGGCATGCACCTTCATCAGCAGTGCCGTTTCGTCCCCGATCGCGCCGGCATAGTCGCGCGGGTGCGTGCGGTTCGTGGTGCCGACCTCCCGCAGCCGGGCGCCGGCGCGCGCCATCACGTCGGGGATGCGGAACGCGCCGCCGATCTCGACAAGCTCGCCGCGGGAGACGATCACCTCCCGGTCCTGCGCCAGCGTGTTGAGCACGAGCAGCACGGCGGCTGCATTGTTGTTGACGAGGGTCGCGGCTTCTGCCCCGGTCAGGCGGCAGACCTGTGCCTCGACACGCGCGTCCCGGTCCCCGCGGCGTCCGGTCTCGAGGTCGTATTCGAGGTCCGATGGCTCGGCCGCCGCCGCTGCGATCTCGCGGATCGCTTCCTCCGCCAGCGGCGCCCGGCCGAGGTTGGTGTGGATCACGGTGCCGGTGAGGTTGAAGACGCTGCGGACCGCCGGTGCGAGCCGCTCCGCGATCCGCGTCCCTGCCATGCCGGCAAGCGCCTGCGGGTCGGAAAACGTCTCCGCGTCCGCTCCGCCCGCGATCCGCGCTCGAGCTTCGGCGAGCACGTCGCGGACGGCATCGCGCACCGCTGTCGCGCCGTGCGCAAGGACGAGCGGTTCGAACGGCGCGCTCTTCAGCAGGGCGTCGATGGATGGCAGCAGATCGTAACGCGGGCGCGCATGTGTCCTGGCGGCATCCATGTTCCGGCACGTGTTCCGATGGCGGGTTGGCAGCTTCCGGTCAGCCTAGGACCCGCGCCAACTCATTGTCAATCAAGTGAATTTATTGCCTATGCGCAACAAGGAGCGTGCCGATGTCTGCCGCCATCGCGCGCCGACAAGGGCCGTGCCAGCCATGCCGCCTTCGTGTAAGAGGGCGGGGGCGGCATGGGTGATGCGGGGAGCGGGACCGAAACGTGTCGATGGAACGCGCCGATACAGCGGGTGCCGCGGTGCTGGTCGCCCATGGGTCGCCCTCCGATCCGGTGACGCAGGAGGCGGCGGTGCAGGCGCTGGCCCGCGCCGTCGCCGCGGAATTGCCGGGCGTCTGGGCGGTGCGCGCCGCCACCCTGGCCGCGGACGGGGCGCTGGAGCGCGTATTCGACGGCCTCGCTTCGGGCGCGTGCGTGTTTCCCCTCTTCATGTCCGACGGCTGGTTCGTCGGGACCGCGCTGCCGCGCCGCCTGCAGGCGCTTGGGCGGGGCGGGGCCAGGATCCTGACCCCGCTCGGCATGCTGCCGGCCTTCCACGACCTGTGCGCGGAGCTCGTGCTTGCCGCGATCGCCGCCGAAGGCTGGCGGCCCGATGACACCGCCGTGATCCTTGCTGCCCACGGATCGCGCCGCGGCGAGGTTCCCGCCCGGCGGACGCGGGAGGCGGCGGAAGCGATTGCCAGCAGGGCCGGGGTGCGGAGCGTGCAGCCGGGCTTCGTCGAGCAAGCGCCGTTCCTCGCCGATACGCTGCGCGCCGCGCCGCCGCAGGCGCTGTGCCTGCCGTTCTTCGCGGCCGATGCAGGGCACGTGACGCACGACCTGCCCGCCGCCGTCGCGGCGAGCGGCTTTCGCGGACCCGTGCTGCCCGCCGCCGGAACGGCGCCCGGCGTGGTCCGGATCGTTGCGCGTGCATTGTGCGAAATTCCCCGGTCCGATGGGTCTTAGGCGCGGGTCTGGCAGACCGTTTCGCCGCAGGGATAACTCGCACGTCGAAAAAGTTACTCAAGAGTCACAAAAACCACTCGACATTTTTTCGGGTGAATGATGAGCTATTTGCAAGCGGGCTCCGGACGGTCATGTTCCCACGCGGAACAGACCATTTCATCGGAGGGGCGGGGGACGATGTCACGCTGGGCGAACGCAGTACCGGATCGCGAGACGCAGCTTGAAAACAAGCGCAAGGCGATCATTCGCGAGGCGGCGAAGGTCTTCAACCGGCGCGGCTCGCACGGCACGACACTCGACGACGTGGCCGAGCGCCTGGGCGTGACCAAGGCTGCGCTCTACCGCTATGTGCGCAACAAGAACGACCTGCTCTACGCCTGCCACGAGGAGGCGATGGAGATCGCGCGCGAGTGCATGGACCGCGGCGAGGCCGAGGGGCGCACCGGCCGCGAGAAGATCGAGATCGGCATGAAGGGCTATCTGCGCGAGATGATCGGCGCGATGGGCGTGCCCGTGCTGATCCTCGAGGAGAACACGCTCACCGGCGAGCGTGCGCGGCGCATCATCGGCCTGCGCGACGCGTTCGAGGCGCGGATGCGCCGGCTGGTGGAGGAGGGGATTGCCGACGGCTCCATCGCGCAGGTGAACCCCAAGCTCGCGATCTTCATGCTGCTGGGCGCGGTGCATTGGGTGACCAAATGGTACTCGCCCAAGGGGGTCTGGACAGCCGACGACGTCTCCGACGCGCTGATCGAGATGGTCATGCGCGGGCTTTCCGCGGCACCGTCGCCGGCGCTCACCGCCCGTATCCATCACACGACGGTTCCGTTCAAGCGGCCGAAATAAAGAAAACGATCAAGGGAGAGGATGCCCATGGATTTCGACCTGACGCCCGACCAGCAGGCCCTTCAGAACAATGTGCGCGAGTTCGCGCAGGCCGAGATCGCGCCGCGGGCCGAGGCGCTGGACCGTGACGGCGTCTTTCCCACGGACCTCTTCCAGAAGCTGGGCGAACTGGGCGTCATGTCGATCCCGTTCTCGCCCGACTACGGGGGCATGGGCCTCGGCATCACCGAGGCCGTGCTGGCGATCGAGGAGGTGGCGCGCGCCGACCAGTCGCTGGCCGTCTCGGCCATGGTCTCCATGGCGACGGGCCTGACGGTCGCCCGCTTCGGCACCGAAGAGCAGAAGCGCCAATGGCTGCCCGACATCGTTTCGGGCCGCAAGATCTGCTCCATCGCCGGGACGGAGCCGGACGCGGGCAGCGACACCGCGGGCTTCAAGACGCGCGCGACGCAGGTGCGCGACGGCGAGTGGTCGATCACGGGCGAGAAGGCCTACATCACCAATCCGGGCACGGACATTTCCAGCTTCACGCTGATCCTCGCCGTCTCAAGCCCGAAGGAGGAGGCGCGCAAGCAGTTCACGCTCTTCCTCGTGCCGAACGACACGCCCGGCTACACGCGCGGCGAGAAGTACCGGAAGATGGGCTGGCGGTCCTCGGACACGCGCCCGCTCTATCTCGACGATTGCCGCCTGCCGTCGAGCGCCATCGTCGGCCAGCCGCACGGCGGGCGTTTCGTGCTGCACAAGGGCTACCAGGCCGCGCGCCTCTTCCTGGCGGCCTGTTCGCTGGGTCTTGCGCAGGCGAGCCTCGACCACTCCATCGCCTACGCGAAGGAGCGGCAGGCGTTCGGCGGCTCCATCGGCAAGCTGCAACTGATCCAGGAGATGATCGCCAAGATGGCGCTGAAGGTGGACAGCGCGCGCCTCGTCACCTACCGCGCCGCGTGGTCGGTGGACGCGGGCCGCGACGACCTGAAGGCGCTCTCCATGGCCAAGCTGCACGCGACCGAGACGGGCTCGGAGGTCGCCAACATGGCGATCCAGGTGCACGGCGGCTGGGGCTTCATGGACGATTGCCCGGTGTCCCGCTATCTGCGCGACAACCGCATCTGCACCATCGGGGACGGCAGTTCGCAGATCCAGACCCTGCTGATCGCGCGGGAGTGCGGTCTGGATGTGACGTTCCAGTAGCGTACGAAAAACAAAGAGAAAAACGACAAGGCGGCGGGCCGTGAATCCGCTGCGAACGGGAGGAGTGTGCCCATGGTCGGGAAACCGGCGGATGCGGGTGCCGTACTGGAGGCGCATGACCTCTGCCTGCGCTTCGGGGCGGTGGAGGCCCTGAAGTCCGTCTCGCTGAGGGTCATGCCACGGCAGATCCACGCGGTGATCGGGCCGAACGGCGCGGGCAAGTCGAGCCTGCTCAACTGCCTGTCGGGCTTCTACCGTCCGCAGTCGGGCGCGGTGCGCTTCATGGGCGAGGACATCTCCACGCTCGCCCCGCACCGGCGCGCGGGCCTGGGCATCAGCCGGACCTTCCAGGGCATCCAGACCTATCCGTCCATGACCGCGCGGGAAAACATCCTGAGCGGTTTCCACAACCGCATGAAGGGGGGCCTCTTCCGCGCGCTGCTCTACTGGGGACCGGCGCGCAAGGAGGAGGAGGCGTTCGCCGCCAGGGCCGAGGACATCATCGAGTTTCTGGAGCTTGAGCAGGAGCGGCACCATCCCGTGGGCGACATGTCCTATGGCATGCGCAAGCGGGTCGACCTCGGCCGCGCGCTCGCGCTCGACCCGCGCATCCTCATCATGGACGAGCCGATGGCCGGCATGAGCCCGGAGGAGAAGGGCGACCTCGCGCGCTTCGTCCTCGACATCCGCGACGGGCTCGACATCCCCATCGTGCTGGTCGAGCACGACATGGAGGTGGTCATGGACATCTCCGATCGCGTGACCGTGATCGACTTCGGACAGGTGATCGCCAGCGGCACGCCCGACGAGGTGCGCGCCAACCCGGCGGTCATCGCCGCCTATCTCGGGGGAGAGGCGGCATGACGGCCCCGGTCCGCACCATGCGCGCCGAACCGGTGGCGACGCCGCGCCAGTCGAACGGGCGCACGCTGCCGCAGCTTCTGGCCGACAATGCACGCGAATTCGGGTTGAGACCCGCCGTGGTGTCCAAGCGCGCCGGCATCTGGCGGCCCAAGACCTGGGCGCAGATCCTGGACGAGGTGCGCATCTGCGCCCGCGGCCTCGCAGCGGAGGGTCTCAAGCGCGGCGAGGTGCTGGCCTTCATCTCCGAGAACATCGAGGAGCAGTTCATCCTCGAGCTTGCCGCGCAGTCGATCGGCGCGATCGCGGTCAGCGTCTATCCGGACGCGACGCCCGACGAGCTTGCCTATGTGCTCACCCATTCCGGCGCCGCGATGGTTATGGGCGAGGACCAGGAGCAGGTCGACAAGATCCTCGCCTGCATCGATCAGGCGCCGGGCTTGCGCCGCATCCTCTATGTCGACGGGCGCGGCCTCTGGGATTATGCGGAGGAGCGGCTCCTCTCGCTCGACGCCTTGCGCAAGGTGGGCGAAGGCTTCCACAGCGACGCCTGGGCCGACGCGCAGATCTCCGAGGGAAAACAAGGAGATGTCGCGGTCTATTGCTACACGTCCGGCACGACGGGCCGGCCCAAGGCCGCGATGCTGAGCCACGCCTTCATCCTCGACAACGCGCACCGGCTCATGGGCGCGCTCGACGTGAAGCCGGGTGGAAATTACCTCTCCTACATCTCGCCTGCGTGGGCGGCGGAGCAGTTCTTCGGCATCGCGCTGCCGCTGCTCGCGCCCATGGTCGTGCACTTCGCCGAGAAGCCGGAGACGATCCAGAACGACCTGCGCGAGATCGGGCCGGAGTTCCTGATGTTCACCCCGCGCCAGTGGGAGATGCAGGCCTCCGACGTCGAAGCCCGCATGATGGACGCAAGCCCCTGGCGCCGCCGGCTCTACCGCTGGGGTCTGGCGCAGGGCCGCGCGCGCATGAAGGGCGAGGGCGGGCTCTTCCACCGCCTGATCGTCTGGCCGCTCGCCGACCAGCTTGTGCTGAAGGGCATCCGAGACCTTCTGGGGCTGACCCGCGCGCGGGCGGTTCTTTCAGGCGGATCAGGGCTTTCGGCGGAACTCTTCGAGCGCTATCGCGCCTTCGGCGTACCCCTTGGCAACCTCTACGGGTCGACCGAATGCGGCCTCATCTCGACCCACCGGCCCGGCAGCAAGACGCCGGAGACGATGGGCACGCTGATGCCGTCCGACCCCACGATCACGCAGCCCATAGAGGCCTGGGTGGACGACCGCGGGCAATTGCGGCTGAAGGTGCTGGCTTTCTCGGGTTACCTCGGCGACTCGCAGTCGACCGCGGAGATGGGCGATCCTGCCGTGGGCCTCGAAACCGGCGACGCGGTGCGGGTCGACGAAAAGGGCGAGCTGATCTTCCTCGACCGGCTGAAGGATCTGCGCCACCTCAAGAGCGGGCTGAGCTATCCGCCGCAGTTCATCGAGAACCATTTGCGCGCCGACGCCATGATCCGCGACGCCATCGTGATCGGCGACGAGAGCCGCGAGCATGTCGTCGCGCTCGTGAACATCGATCCGGAGATCGCCGGCCGCTTCGCAGAGCTCAACGGCCTCGCCTACGGCACCTTCCCGGAGCTGAGCCAGTTGCCCGCGATCCGCGCAGAGATCGGCAAGGCCATCGCGCGGGTCAATGTGCTGGTCGATCCCTGGGCGCGCGTCGTGGCCTTTGCCAACCTGCCCAAGGAACTCGACGCCGACGAGGCGGAACTGACGCGGTCGCGCAAGCTCCGGCGCGAGCACATCCACGCCCGCTACGCCGCGATGATCGAGGCGCTCTACCGCGGCGACGCCACGCTCTCCACCGAGATCGAGGTCAAGTATCAGGACGGCACGACGAGCCTGCTCAGGGCCGAGGTCGCGCTCAACCGCATCGACGAGACCGGCGTGGCCGGGGAGGGCCGCCCATGACCAACCTCATCCAGATCCTGATCGACGGCGTGCTGGTCGGCCTGGTCTACGGCCTCGTCGCGATCTCCTTCGTCGTCATCTACCGCGCCTCGCGCATCGTGAACCTGGCGCAGGGCGAGGTGCTGGTGTTCGGCGCGCTGTTCCTGTGGACCTTCACGCTGGGGTTGGAGCACGTGGGCGCCGGGCTTCCGCTCGTCGTGGGCATCCTGTTGACGCTCGCCGCTTGCGTGGTGCTGGGCCTGATCCTTGAGCGGTTCGTGTTCCGCCCGCTGATCGGCCAGCCGGCCTTCGCGATCTTCATGGCGAGCATCGCGCTGCTGATCCTGCTGCGCGGCCTCGCACAGCTCGTCTGGACGGCGGAGACGCGCTCCTTCCCCGTGATCCTGCCAGAGGGCGCGTTCGAGATCGGCCCCTTCCTCATCAACACGCGGCTGTTCCTCGGCGCGCTGTTCACGGTAGCGCTGACCTTCGGGCTCCATGCCTTCTTCACCCGCTCGCGCCGGGGCCTGCGCCTCGCGGCGGTGGCGGAGGACCACAACACCGCCCTGTCGCTTGGCGTCTCGGTCCGGGGCGCGATCGCGGTCGCCTGGATCCTGGGCGCGATCGTCGCGACCTTCGCGGCGATGGTGCTGCTGTCGGGCCGCATCGTCTCGCTGGAGGTGGCGACCATCGGGTTCAAGGCCCTGCCCGTGGCCCTGCTGGGCGGGCTCGAATCGATCCGCGGTGCCCCGCTCGCGGGCATCCTGATCGGCGTGGGGGAGGCCTTGGCCATGGCCTACCTCGACCCGCATACCAATGGCGCAGCCTCCGCCGTCCTGCCCTTCTGCGTGATGATCGGCGTGCTGCTGATCCGTCCGCAGGGCCTGTTCGGCTGGAAGAAGATCGAGAGGCTCTGAGATGCTCCCCACCGGCGTCCATTTCGAGACCTATGCGGGCGAGGCGCGCATCCTCAAGACGCGGCGCGCGACCGCCTGGCTCGGCCTGCTCATCCTCGGCCTCGTGATCCTGCCGCAGGCGGTCGGGCCTTACACGGTCGGCGTCTTCACCCACATGTTCATCACGCTGATGGCGGTCTACGGGCTTTATGTCACGGTGGGGCTGGGCGGGCAGATCAACATCGCGCAATCGGCCTTCGTGGGCGTGGGCGCCTTCGCGACGGCGAAGCTTTCGGGCTACGGCCTGCCGTTCTGGGCGGTGATCCCGATGGCGGCGCTGATCACGGGGGCGGTTTCCGTGATCTTCGCGCTGCCGGCGGCGAAGGTGAAGGGCTTCTACCTCGCTTTGACCACCCTCGCGGCGCAGGTCATGTTCCCCATCGTGATCTTCGCACTGCCGATGGACTGGCTGGGCGGGCTCGTCGGCATGGCGGTCGAACCGGTGCGCCTCGGCCCCATAACGCTCGGCAGCCCGGTACACTTCTACTATTTCACGCTGGTTCTCGTGGGCCTGCTCACGGTCGCGGCCTTCAACCTGCCGCGCACCCGCTTCGGCCGGTCGCTGATGGCGGTGCGCGACAATGACGTGGTGGCGGAAGTGATGGGCGTGCCCGTCTTCCGCACCAAGGTGATGGCGTTCTTCGCCGGCTCGCTGTTCGCGGGCGTGGCGGGGGCGTGCACCGCCTATTTCCTGCAGTTCGTGACGGTGGAGAGCTTCACGCTCTTCGCCTCCGTCTGGTACCTCGGCATGCTGATCGTCGGGGGTGCGGCAAGCCCCGTGGGCGCGATCCTGGGCGTCGTCTTCATCACCGCTGTGCAGGAGGGCCTGCACAGCGCCGCAACCGTCATGCTCCAGTCGGGGGCTGCGGGCGGGGGGATGCTGTTCGCGCTCACCTCCATCGTGCTCGGCGGCTGCATCCTCGTCGCACTGATTTTCGAACCGCGCGGACTGGCTCACCGGTGGTCGGTGATCCGGACCGCGTTCCAGCTCTGGCCGTTCCCGCGCAACTGAAGATCGACGCCAGTGCTGCAAGACCGGGGGCGGGAAAGCCTCCGGAACGAAGGGAGGAAAGGACCATGAAGTACAAGTGCGCGATTGTCGCCGGCGCCATGCTGGCGATGGCGAGCGGACCCCTGTCCGCCGCCGAGTACGTGATGAGTGCGAGCGCGGACTATTCCGGCCCGTTCGCGGACGTCATGCCGAACGCCATGTCGGGGATCAACGCGATCGCCGACTGGTGGAACGCCGAGGTCGGCAAGGACCTGGGCGTCACCGTGCAGGTGAAGATCTACGACATGCGCTACGACGCATCCGTGATCGCGCGCACCTGGCCGGCGATTCTCAGTTCCGACCAGCCGATCCTCCACCTGGGCTTCGGCTCGCCGGACCTCGTGACGCTGATGAAGCGCCTGCCGGGCGACAAGGTGCCAATGCTGATCGGCACGGCGATGGTCGGCCTCGTCTGGGCGCCGGACGGCTGGCATTACTCGATCCGCCCGACCTACAGCCACGAGTTCGCAGGCCTGATGTCCGACCTGCAGGAGAAGAAGGGCGACAAGCTGAAGATCGGCGCGGTCAGCACGCAGAAGTCGGCGGGCTTCGTCGACCAGGTGAAGGGCGTGCAGAAGCTGGCGGAGATGTACCCGGAGCGCTTCGAGGTGCTGGAGGTGCAATGGGTCGAAGCCTCGCCCGTCTCCGTCACCAACAACATCCGCGCCATGCTGGACGGCAAGCCGGACGTGATCCTCGTCGGCGGCACCACCGCGCAGGTGATTGCCACGGCGCAGGCACTGGAGGAACTGGGCGCCAAGGTGCCGATCATCTCGTCCACGCACAACGGCCTCTCCGAGGTCGCCAAGGGCATCGACATGGCGAAAATGGAAGGCTCCTTCTCCGCCTTCTCCTTCGCCCCGCCCGCGCGTGACGGCCTGCCGATCCGCGACGTCTACGAGAAGTACAAGAAGGACGGCAACTGGGGCCTGATCACGGCCCAGTCGGCGGCGCAGGCGCTGCTGGCGCTGCGCGTGCTCGAGCATGCGGTGAAGACGGTCGGCGCCGACAACGTCACCGGCGAGGCGATGCGGGCGGCGCTGCTCGACCGCGTCTACACGGAGGAGGAGCTTCTGGGCTCGCTCCCCTCGGTCGACTTCGACACCACCGCGCCCTTCCCGATCGGCGAGATCAAGGCGACGGCGGAGGTCGTGGAGGGCGGCAAGATCGTCCCCTACGGCGAGGGCTGGATGCGGGTCCCGCCGCTCGAGAAGTGGTAAGCGGCGGCTGACGGCGGAAACGGAGAGCAGGCCCATGGGACTGACCCTGAGCAATGTGGACGTGGTCTATGGCGGCGTGATCCAGGTGCTGCGCTCGGCGAACCTGGAGGTGCCCGACGGTGCGATGGTCGTGCTGCTGGGCTCCAACGGCGCCGGCAAGACCACGACGCTCAAGGCCATCTCGGGCCTGCTCCATTCCGACCTGGGGGAGGTGACGGCGGGCCGGATCACGCTCGACGGCACCGACATCACCAATGGCGACCCCTACGACATCTTCGGGCGCGGCGTCGTGCAGGTGCTGGAGGGCCGCAAGGTTCTCGAGCACCTGACCGTCGAGCAGAACCTGATGGTGGGTGCGCACCGGCGCACCGACCAGGCGCAGGTGAAGGCGGACCTCGACCGGGTGTTCAGCTATTTCCCGCGCCTTCCGGACCTTCTGAAGCGCACCGCCGGCTATCTCTCCGGCGGCGAGATGCAGATGCTGCTGATCGGGCGCGCGCTGATGGCGCGGCCCAAGCTGCTGATCCTCGACGAGCCGTCCATGGGGCTCGCGCCGATCCTCGTCGAGCAATTGTTCGAGGCCATCGGCCGCATCAAGCGGGAGGAGGGGCTGACCGTCCTGCTCGTCGAGCAGAACGCGCGCGCCGCGATTGCCCAGTGCGACTATGGCTATGTGATGGAGGGCGGCCGCATCGTGCTGCACGGCACGCGCGAGCAGCTCGAAAGCAACCAGGACGTCCAGGAGTTCTACCTGGGCTTCTCCGGCGAGGACAAGCGGCGCAACTTCCGCGAGGTGAAGCATTACCGCCGCCGCAAGCGGTGGCTCGGATGACCGCGATGCGTGTCACCTCACCCCGTTCACTCGATGGCGCCCGCGGCGCGCAGCGCGGCGATCTCGTCCGCGCCGAAGCCCCATGGCTCCAGCGCCTCGGGCGCGTTGCGGCAGCCCTCCGCGCCCGTGATGGCGATGGCGCCGGGCGTGCGGCTGAAGCGGGGTGCGGGCGCGTGCTGCATCACGCCGTCGACGTCGATGAAGGCGGCGCGCGCGGCAGCCTGGGGGTGGGCTTCGGCCTCCGCCATGTCGAGCACGGGCGTGACGCAACCGTCGGTCCCGTCGAACAGTTTTGCCCAGTGATCGCGCGGCTGGCCGGCGAAGATTTCACCAAGCCTTTCCGTGCAATAAGCCTCGTCCTTCACCTCATTGCTCAGGAAGCGCGGGTCGCTGTCGAGCCCGAGCGTCTTGAGCAGGACCTTGCGGAAGGCGGGCTCGATCGCGCCGACCGCGACGTGACGCCCGTCGGCGCACACATAGGTGCGGTAGAAGTGGCGCCCGCCGTCGATGGTGCTTGTGCCGGGCGGGGTCTGGCCGCCGCCCGCGACCGCCAGCGCCTTGAGCAGGGCATAGAGGCTCGCCGACCCGTCCACGATGGCGGCGTCGACGACCTGGCCTTTGCCGGACTGGCGCGCCTCGATCACGGCCGCCAGCAGGCCGAACGCCATGAACAGGCCGCCGCCCCCCATGTCGCCGATCAGCGGCGGCAGGCCGGTGGCGAGCTTTCCCTGCTCCCCGAAGAGCGACAGCGCGCCCGACAGCCCGATGTAGTTGAGGTCGTGCCCCGCCATGCGCGAAAGCGGCCCGTCCTGGCCCCAGCCGGTCATGCGGACATAGGCCAGCCGCGGATTGGCGGCGAGGCAATCTTCGGGGCCGAGGCCCAGCTTCTCCATGGTGCCGGGGCGATAGCCCTCGATCAGCGCGTCGGCCTCCGCGACAAGGCGCAGGATCAGCGCGCGCCCCTCGACCGACTTGACGTTGACGCGCACCGCGTGGCGGCCCCGGTTGAAGATCGCGGCCGGCCCCATCTTCTCGAAGTCGAGCGTCGGGTCGGGCGGCGGGTATCCGCCGGGGCGGTCGATGCGCAGCACCTGAGCGCCGAGGTCGGCGAGCAGCATCGCGCCGAAGGGCGCAGGCCCGATCCCCGTGAACTCGACGATCTTCAGGCTCGAAAGCGGTCCTTGCCGCATCGTCGCGGTGCCGGTCATGGCGTGGCGTCCCTCCCTCTCGTGGGTGTCCGGCGTGACGCGCCACGCCGCCCCATTTGTTATGATCATCTATGAAGAAACAACGATAATGTACTGTCAATACAAGAATAAGAACCAACAGAATGCGCCGGTCGTTCCGGCCTGCACACGTACCCGCACCGGCGGGAGGGGGTGAGCCATGGCGACGCTGCAAAGCCGCTTCGACCCGAACGATGCGCAAGCGATGGAGAACGCGCGCGCCTATGACGCGCTGCTGGCCGACATGCAGGAGAAGTTTGCCTGGGCGCTGGGCGGCGGGGGCGAGAAGATGGTCGCCCGCCACTATG
It contains:
- a CDS encoding ABC transporter substrate-binding protein, whose product is MKYKCAIVAGAMLAMASGPLSAAEYVMSASADYSGPFADVMPNAMSGINAIADWWNAEVGKDLGVTVQVKIYDMRYDASVIARTWPAILSSDQPILHLGFGSPDLVTLMKRLPGDKVPMLIGTAMVGLVWAPDGWHYSIRPTYSHEFAGLMSDLQEKKGDKLKIGAVSTQKSAGFVDQVKGVQKLAEMYPERFEVLEVQWVEASPVSVTNNIRAMLDGKPDVILVGGTTAQVIATAQALEELGAKVPIISSTHNGLSEVAKGIDMAKMEGSFSAFSFAPPARDGLPIRDVYEKYKKDGNWGLITAQSAAQALLALRVLEHAVKTVGADNVTGEAMRAALLDRVYTEEELLGSLPSVDFDTTAPFPIGEIKATAEVVEGGKIVPYGEGWMRVPPLEKW
- a CDS encoding ABC transporter ATP-binding protein; translation: MGLTLSNVDVVYGGVIQVLRSANLEVPDGAMVVLLGSNGAGKTTTLKAISGLLHSDLGEVTAGRITLDGTDITNGDPYDIFGRGVVQVLEGRKVLEHLTVEQNLMVGAHRRTDQAQVKADLDRVFSYFPRLPDLLKRTAGYLSGGEMQMLLIGRALMARPKLLILDEPSMGLAPILVEQLFEAIGRIKREEGLTVLLVEQNARAAIAQCDYGYVMEGGRIVLHGTREQLESNQDVQEFYLGFSGEDKRRNFREVKHYRRRKRWLG
- a CDS encoding AMP-dependent synthetase/ligase, producing the protein MTAPVRTMRAEPVATPRQSNGRTLPQLLADNAREFGLRPAVVSKRAGIWRPKTWAQILDEVRICARGLAAEGLKRGEVLAFISENIEEQFILELAAQSIGAIAVSVYPDATPDELAYVLTHSGAAMVMGEDQEQVDKILACIDQAPGLRRILYVDGRGLWDYAEERLLSLDALRKVGEGFHSDAWADAQISEGKQGDVAVYCYTSGTTGRPKAAMLSHAFILDNAHRLMGALDVKPGGNYLSYISPAWAAEQFFGIALPLLAPMVVHFAEKPETIQNDLREIGPEFLMFTPRQWEMQASDVEARMMDASPWRRRLYRWGLAQGRARMKGEGGLFHRLIVWPLADQLVLKGIRDLLGLTRARAVLSGGSGLSAELFERYRAFGVPLGNLYGSTECGLISTHRPGSKTPETMGTLMPSDPTITQPIEAWVDDRGQLRLKVLAFSGYLGDSQSTAEMGDPAVGLETGDAVRVDEKGELIFLDRLKDLRHLKSGLSYPPQFIENHLRADAMIRDAIVIGDESREHVVALVNIDPEIAGRFAELNGLAYGTFPELSQLPAIRAEIGKAIARVNVLVDPWARVVAFANLPKELDADEAELTRSRKLRREHIHARYAAMIEALYRGDATLSTEIEVKYQDGTTSLLRAEVALNRIDETGVAGEGRP
- a CDS encoding branched-chain amino acid ABC transporter permease — protein: MLPTGVHFETYAGEARILKTRRATAWLGLLILGLVILPQAVGPYTVGVFTHMFITLMAVYGLYVTVGLGGQINIAQSAFVGVGAFATAKLSGYGLPFWAVIPMAALITGAVSVIFALPAAKVKGFYLALTTLAAQVMFPIVIFALPMDWLGGLVGMAVEPVRLGPITLGSPVHFYYFTLVLVGLLTVAAFNLPRTRFGRSLMAVRDNDVVAEVMGVPVFRTKVMAFFAGSLFAGVAGACTAYFLQFVTVESFTLFASVWYLGMLIVGGAASPVGAILGVVFITAVQEGLHSAATVMLQSGAAGGGMLFALTSIVLGGCILVALIFEPRGLAHRWSVIRTAFQLWPFPRN
- a CDS encoding branched-chain amino acid ABC transporter permease, with the translated sequence MTNLIQILIDGVLVGLVYGLVAISFVVIYRASRIVNLAQGEVLVFGALFLWTFTLGLEHVGAGLPLVVGILLTLAACVVLGLILERFVFRPLIGQPAFAIFMASIALLILLRGLAQLVWTAETRSFPVILPEGAFEIGPFLINTRLFLGALFTVALTFGLHAFFTRSRRGLRLAAVAEDHNTALSLGVSVRGAIAVAWILGAIVATFAAMVLLSGRIVSLEVATIGFKALPVALLGGLESIRGAPLAGILIGVGEALAMAYLDPHTNGAASAVLPFCVMIGVLLIRPQGLFGWKKIERL